The Prevotella melaninogenica nucleotide sequence ACGACACATCTATTGAAAAGGGGGAACAAGTCATTATGACGGTTCTTGCAAAAGATGGAGTGATAAAGTAGACCCTTAGATAATAAGGTACACGGAGAGCAAAGAGGACTAATAGCTATAGACGGAGATACCTATGGTATAAAGAGCAACAGAGATGTTCCACACAGGTTTCTGACATCTTTGTCATCTATTTTTCCAATAAAAACTGCAGCTATGGTCCTTTGATTCCTCCCTCGTCGGTGTCATAGTGGGCTACGTATCTTTAAATAAAGCCCTCGTTACCTTCGTGCATCTGTGTGAGATTTAAAGTCGCAAGACAAAGAAATATATTGACAAAAAGATTGAAGGAAAGGCAGGGAAGTGACTTAAAAGTGAGTTGTTTTAACGCTTGCATAAGTTACTTGTTATCAAATAGTTGCAGAGGGGGCTTTTAAAAGGTGCTTAACAAGGGTTCAAAAGGGCGTTAGTTAGACATCTAAAGGGCATCTTTTGCAAGCCAATCAGGCGTTTATAGCAAGCCGTTTAGTGGTATTTACAAAATCGATATGTGAAAAAATCGGACATTATTACCTTTATTTAGTAAGACAAGAATGACTTATTTATGTGGGAATGCTTACCGTATTGTAACACTTTTGAATCTATCACAAATAAAAAAGTCCATAAACTCTTGAAGAGTCTATGGACTTATGCTTTAATTGCGAGCGAGGGTTATACCTCTGCTGGTGCCTCCTCTACAGGAGCCTCAGAAGTAGTATCCTCAGCAGCCTGTGCTGCCTCAGCCTCAGCCTGTGCTGCAACGGCAGCAGCCTTCTTGTCTGCAACCTTCTTAGCAATAGCCTCGTTAACCTTCTTCTCAGCCTCGAGGTTCTGAGCAGCAGTAGCCTTCTTCGCGTCGGTTACCTTCTTCTCAACAGCCTCTGTAGCTGCAACCTTAGCCTGCTTCCAAGCATCAAACTTCTGCTGGCATGCAGCCTCGTCGAATGCGCCCTTCTTAACACCACCACGGAGGTGCTTCATCATGTAAACGCCCTCACCCTTAAGGATGTTACGAGCAGTGTCTGTTGGCTGAGCACCAGTCTCAACCCAGTAAAGAGCACGATCAAAATTCAAATCTACTGTGGCTGGATTGGTGTTAGGGTTATAAGTACCAATCTTCTCAGTAAACTTACCATCACGTGGTGCACGAGCGTCAGCGATTACGATGCTGTAGAAAGCATAGTTCTTACGACCACCGCGCTGCAATCTGATTTTTGTTGCCATAATTCTTTAATAAATATTTTAAAGGTTTGAATTTAATGCTGTCATCTCGTGACAGCGAATGCAAAATTACTTCTTTTTTCGGTAACTACCAAATAATCGGATGATTATATTCCATTGAAGTACCGTTCTTGGACGTATTAAAATCCTAATCAACCATTAATCCACAATAGCCATTACTCTTATTTAAAAACTAACGGATAAAATGAAACAAAGGGTTAATTCCCCTCCCATAGGGGTATCTCGAATTTTACTCCCCCTCTCCTCTTGGAGAGGGGGCGGGGAAGAGGCTGCCCCCTCCCTACTGGGGAGGGGCGGTGGAGGGGGCAGTTAGGGCTTTTTATTCCGGCTCTGGTTCTGGTCCTCCTCCTTCTTTCTTTTTCTTTTCTTCCTTTCCATCTTTAATCTTCCTCCTTGCAGGATTATCCACATCCACTTCAATTTTCTTCAGTGCATCAGCAACCGCCGACTTCCAGCGAACGATGATGCGGGGATGCTTCAATGAGGCAGCAGACACATCCTTTGCCTCTTTCTCCATCTTCGATGGGATTGCGGTGCGGATAGAGAAGATATCGCCTAAATCGAGTGAACCACCTAAGGTGACAACTTCTTTGACAATGTTTCGCAGCGTGATGAGCACATTGCGCACATCGCCTTCACTCAATGAGGTTTCACGCACAATACGTTCAACAAGCCATGCCTGTGAGAACTTGTTAATAGACTTTGGCTCTGCGCCATAAGCTTTCTGTCCTTTGCGAGGACCTACGCCAAGCACGCGCTCGACAACTTTAAAACTAATCATGTTTTTAACGTATTGAATGAATAATGTTAAGTGTTTTATATTCCCAATAGGAAAGCCATCGGCTTCCTATTGGGAATATCTTTGTATTCCTATTGGGAATACGATTACCTTCCTATTGAGATATGCTTTGCAGAGATATAGGGCATTTAATATTCAACAAAAGCACGTGCGGAACCTACCATATTATGGTATGGGAAATATGTCCAGCGCAGGGATGGAGTTTCCACCATCATCCATCCTCCACAGGCATAATTACTGGGACTCGTTCGGTAAAAGAGTGTACTCGACCAGTATCGTCCACTCATAGCTGTGCCTCCAACGCTTGTGAAAGCATCATTCATCAATTCACTATACCATCCGTATGTAGTAGCAGTCTGGTAATGTGGTTGTATATCTGTTATGACGGTACTTCTGTCACCAAATCCAAGGTTATTATATAACACTCGGAAGTCACTGTTAGACGGCAGATACCATGTCAATGCTGGTGTTCCTGTATAGGTAATGCTATTGCCATAGTCAACACTTGCCTTAAAAGGAGGGAAGTCTGTATTCTTTCCTTTCACCTTGTCACCCCTGACAAGGCTTGTACTGTAACTTGCATCCCATGTCTCATCTTTACCACTGGTTGCATTGGTTGTAAGTGAAGTCTCTGGATGGTTGTCCATATCTACACTGTGTGTATTCGTGTTCAAATA carries:
- a CDS encoding 30S ribosomal protein S16; this translates as MATKIRLQRGGRKNYAFYSIVIADARAPRDGKFTEKIGTYNPNTNPATVDLNFDRALYWVETGAQPTDTARNILKGEGVYMMKHLRGGVKKGAFDEAACQQKFDAWKQAKVAATEAVEKKVTDAKKATAAQNLEAEKKVNEAIAKKVADKKAAAVAAQAEAEAAQAAEDTTSEAPVEEAPAEV
- a CDS encoding DNA-binding protein, which translates into the protein MISFKVVERVLGVGPRKGQKAYGAEPKSINKFSQAWLVERIVRETSLSEGDVRNVLITLRNIVKEVVTLGGSLDLGDIFSIRTAIPSKMEKEAKDVSAASLKHPRIIVRWKSAVADALKKIEVDVDNPARRKIKDGKEEKKKKEGGGPEPEPE